A stretch of the Notamacropus eugenii isolate mMacEug1 chromosome 2, mMacEug1.pri_v2, whole genome shotgun sequence genome encodes the following:
- the LOC140529941 gene encoding guanylate-binding protein 7-like isoform X1, producing MASTVPMEAPICLVENSNGELIVNQQGLQILTSITKPVVVVAIVGMYRTGKSYLMNKLAGKNKGFSLGSTVQSHTKGIWMWCVPHPIKSDHTLVLLDTEGLGDVEKGDSKNDSWIFALAILLSSTFVYNSMNTINHQALEQMQYVKELTELIKVKSSPNVVGEDSAEFVGFFPDFVWTVRDFTLELELDGRPITPDEYLENALKLSKGEHPKIHMANLPRECIRKFFPKRKCFTFDRPTNNRSILAHLEDVQESQLEPAFKDQAENFCSYIFSNAKPKTLSGGIMVNGNRLGKLLETYVKTISRGDIPCLENAVLALAQTENSAAVQKATNHYVEQMKLRVDFPTETLQDLLNLHTDCEKEAISIFMKHSFKDDTNKFKKELVENLESKKDDFICQNEEESTKYCQSKLENLSQTLILAISQGTYSVPGGYQLYRKEREKIMNDYHQLPRKGVKADEVLQKFLQSLAMTEEAILQTDQALTEQEKALEVEQVKREAAEKEKKLLEQQQMEMQQKMEAQQRSYEENIKQLKQKMEEDRKQILKEQEAILDHKLKEQKRLMEEGFHAKAKEMEKQMKDLQEKFDAENNKSQFSSFLDHFSNVLMIVLPGAGKLLGLAMKVLSKVVP from the exons GCTTCTCCCTTGGCTCTACTGTGCAGTCTCACACAAAGGGCATCTGGATGTGGTGCGTCCCTCACCCCATAAAATCTGACCATACCTTAGTTCTGCTTGATACTGAGGGCCTTGGAGATGTGGAAAAG GGTGACTCCAAGAATGACTCCTGGATCTTTGCCCTGGCCATCCTGCTCAGCAGCACTTTTGTCTACAACAGCATGAATACCATCAACCACCAGGCCTTGGAACAGATGCA ATATGTGAAAGAGCTGACAGAGCTAATTAAGGTCAAATCCTCACCTAATGTTGTTGGAGAAGACTCAGCAGAGTTTGTGGGCTTCTTCCCAGACTTTGTGTGGACTGTGCGAGATTTTACATTGGAGCTTGAGCTAGATGGCCGTCCCATCACCCCAGATGAGTACCTGGAAAATGCCTTGAAACTCAGTAAAG GTGAGCATCCCAAAATTCACATGGCCAACCTTCCTCGAGAATGCATCAGAAAATTCTTTCCAAAACGGAAGTGTTTTACGTTTGACCGTCCAACAAATAATAGGTCAATCTTAGCCCATCTTGAAGATGTCCAAGAAAGCCAGCTGGAGCCTGCATTCAAGGATCAGGCAGAAAACTTCTGCTCCTACATCTTTTCCAATGCAAAACCCAAGACCCTTAGTGGGGGAATCATGGTCAATGGGAATC GGTTGGGAAAGCTGCTGGAGACCTATGTGAAGACAATCTCCAGGGGAGACATTCCCTGCCTTGAGAATGCAGTGTTGGCATTGGCTCAGACTGAGAACTCAGCGGCTGTGCAAAAAGCTACCAACCATTATGTAGAACAGATGAAGCTAAGGGTGGACTTCCCCACAGAAACCCTCCAGGACCTGCTAAACCTACATACAGACTGTGAGAAAGAAGCCATCTCAATTTTCATGAAGCATTCTTTCAAGGATGACACAAATAAGTTCAAGAAGGAACTGGTG GAAAACTTAGAATCCAAGAAGGATGATTTCATTTGTCAAAATGAGGAAGAATCAACCAAATATTGCCAGTCTAAGCTTGAGAACCTCTCACAGACCCTGATTTTAGCCATTTCTCAAGGCACATACTCTGTGCCAGGGGGTTACCAGCTctacaggaaagaaagagagaaaataatgaacGATTATCACCAACTTCCCAGGAAAGGGGTAAAG GCAGATGAGGTCCTCCAAAAGTTTCTACAGTCACTAGCAATGACAGAAGAAGCCATCCTGCAGACAGATCAAGCTCTCACTGAACAAGAGAAGGCCTTGGAAG TTGAACAGGTGAAAAGAGAAGCAGCTGAGAAGGAGAAGAAGTTGTTGGAACAGCAACAAATGGAAATGCAGCAGAAAATGGAAGCTCAGCAGAGAAGTTATGAAGAAAACATCAAACAACTGAAACAGAAGATGGAGGAAGATAGGAAACAGATCCTTAAAGAACAGGAGGCGATTCTGGATCATAAGCTAAAG GAACAAAAGAGGCTGATGGAGGAAGGGTTTCATGCAAAagctaaagaaatggaaaaacagatGAAGGACCTACAAGAAAAGTTTGATGCTGAGAATAATAAGTCCCAGTTTTCCTCGTTTTTGGATCACTTTAGCAATGTATTGATGATTGTGTTACCTGGTGCAGGAAAACTCCTTGGTTTGGCGATGAAGGTATTGAGCAAAGTGGTGCCATAA